A stretch of Rhododendron vialii isolate Sample 1 chromosome 4a, ASM3025357v1 DNA encodes these proteins:
- the LOC131323628 gene encoding tricyclene synthase EBOS, chloroplastic-like, which produces MTDQDSQQTSQRRFTNYQPTAWDSDFIKSLKNHNVDEIQKHRAEKLKGEIKVMIGDTDVNSLTILELIDDIQRLGLSHHFQKDITRALDRIFLSVNGNGTNLWANQEISVHATALCFRLCRQHGYEASQDVFQRFKDKSGNFMKSLCKDTKGLLSLYEASYLSFERENLMEEAKIFTNKHLKGIKGNIVDKDLVEQIDHALEMPLHHRMSRLEARWYIEVYGKRKDANHLLLEMAKLDFNMVQLLLQGELKDMSRWWEDIGLVKNLNFTRDRLMECFFWTVGMVFEPKFSDCRKSSTKLTSLINTIDDIYDVYGYLDELQLFTAAVDRWDIKAVETLPDYMKLCFLALYNTTNDMAYAILKQKGVNIIPYLTRAWADICKAFLVEAKWCFEKETPTFKAYLENALVSVSMMLVSVHAYFLLTETITKEALDWLEKKEPYHPIMECASLILRLSNDLGTSKAELERGESANSILCYMHETGLSEQEALKHIRKLIDEAWKKMNKERVAVDSPFEKPFIETAINFARMAQCSYQNGDWLGAPDNQAKNRVLSVIIEPITTPC; this is translated from the exons GATGAAATACAAAAGCACAGGGCAGAGAAACTGAAGGGGGAGATAAAGGTTATGATTGGGGATACAGATGTAAATTCATTGACAATACTTGAGCTAATAGATGATATCCAACGGTTGGGACTGAGCCATCACTTTCAAAAGGATATCACGAGAGCACTAGATAGAATATTTCTATCTGTAAATGGAAATGGAACCAATCTGTGGGCAAATCAGGAGATTAGTGTTCATGCCACTGCTCTCTGCTTTAGGCTCTGTAGACAACATGGTTATGAGGCCTCTCAAG ATGTGTTTCAAAGATTCAAGGACAAAAGTGGAAACTTCATGAAATCCCTATGCAAGGACACCAAGGGATTGCTCAGTCTGTATGAAGCTTCTTATCTTTCTTTTGAAAGAGAAAACCTTATGGAAGAGGCCAAAATATTCACAAACAAACATTTGAAGGGCATAAAGGGAAATATAGTGGACAAAGACCTTGTGGAACAAATAGATCATGCACTGGAAATGCCTTTGCACCACAGGATGTCTAGGCTTGAAGCTAGGTGGTATATAGAGGTTTATGGTAAAAGAAAGGATGCAAATCATTTGCTGCTTGAAATGGCTAAGTTGGATTTCAACATGGTGCAGTTATTACTCCAAGGAGAGCTCAAAGACATGTCAAG GTGGTGGGAGGATATAGGCTTGgtgaaaaatttgaattttacaaGGGACAGACTGATGGAATGCTTCTTTTGGACTGTGGGAATGGTTTTTGAACCTAAATTCAGTGACTGCCGAAAGAGTTCAACAAAATTGACATCACTTATAAACACCATTGATGATATCTACGATGTCTACGGATACTTGGATGAACTACAACTCTTCACAGCAGCTGTCGACAG ATGGGATATAAAGGCTGTGGAAACCCTTCCCGACTACATGAAGTTGTGCTTCCTAGCTCTCTACAACACTACCAATGACATGGCTTATGCAATTCTTAAACAAAAAGGAGTGAACATCATTCCATACTTAACAAGAGCG TGGGCAGATATATGCAAAGCATTCTTGGTGGAAGCAAAGTggtgttttgaaaaagagaCTCCAACGTTTAAGGCATACCTAGAGAATGCACTGGTTTCGGTATCGATGATGCTTGTATCAGTTCATGCCTACTTTTTGTTGACCGAAACTATTACAAAAGAGGCTCTGGATTGGTTGGAGAAGAAGGAGCCGTACCATCCTATCATGGAATGTGCATCCCTCATTTTACGACTTTCCAATGACTTGGGCACATCCAAG GCCGAGTTGGAGAGAGGTGAATCTGCGAACTCAATCCTGTGTTACATGCACGAAACCGGGCTTTCTGAACAAGAAGCCCTAAAGCACATAAGGAAATTGATTGACGAGGCATGGaagaaaatgaacaaagaaCGAGTAGCAGTTGATTCTCCATTTGAAAAACCATTTATTGAAACAGCTATTAACTTTGCTCGAATGGCCCAATGCAGTTACCAGAACGGAGATTGGCTGGGAGCTCCGGATAATCAAGCAAAGAACCGGGTCTTATCGGTGATAATTGAACCCATTACTACGCCTTGTTAA